The Anas platyrhynchos isolate ZD024472 breed Pekin duck chromosome 10, IASCAAS_PekinDuck_T2T, whole genome shotgun sequence genome segment GTCACCTCCACACCCGTCACCGCGCCGCTGTGCCCCTCGCTGCCTCCTGGGGTGATCCCCGGGGAGCTGTGGCCCCCCTCTCTCCTCGCCCGGCTACAGCCCCGCAGGACTGCCTGCTGTGGGGGCCAGGAACCCCCCAGGGCTGGCTGGGGCCGGGAGCCGCAGCAGCGAGGCTCACCCCGCACCCAGGTAAGCCCTGGCTGGAGGGAGCCCGGCTCCGGGCACCGCGGGCTCCTCTCCCTGTGCCCAACGCTCTCTGTGTCCCCCAGGTACAAAGCCGGGTGCCAAGCCCAAGCTGCAGCGTGCCGGTGGGGCTCCATCTGCCATACCCAGACCCATCCCCTGGGACAAGGAGACGGAAAGTAAGCGGGCAGGGGTGCTTGGGGGGGATTTGGCTCCTAGAAGGGAGCAGGGAAAGGcctgggctgcagcgtggagaggGATTGGGGAGTGGGGAGTGCCTGGAAGCATCCCAGGGGATGCACTTGTGCTGTGAGCGGTGCCTGGCCTTCCACCCACACGCACCGGTGACCTTGGGGTCTCTCCCCGTggtctctgcagctgctgtcagGGCTGCGGGTCACAGACAGCCCTCCAAGGGGCCTTCTACAGCAATCCCTGCCATGGCTTCTCGCTCCCGACCGTGGCCGCCAAGAAAAGTGGCTTCCCTCAAGCTCTTACCTAGGTAAGGGGGAGCCTGGCAGAAGCCCTCTGGGCTCCAgtgctgtggaggaggagggctggaggCCTGGGGAGGTCGCTCAGCATTCAGCTGCAGAGTCCAAGGCTGATCCTGAGGAAAGGACAGGAGGGGGCAGTGTGTGCTTAGGCTCAGAGGGAGGGCAGTGAAACGCAGAGCAAGCAGCCAGGCTGCACCAAGTCCCTTTCCCTGGAGGGGAACCCAGACTGAGCCCGAACAGACCTGGTGCTCTGGTTCACCTGTGGAGCAGGGAGCGGCCCCGGCTGCTAGCAGGGCTctgatgctttttgttttgggttCCTGTGCCCTACTTCAGGATCGACTACTCAGGAGCTGCCGTGCAGCAGGAGCCCAGAGCTGAAGGAAAATGCTGAGAGCACAGACCGGCTGCGTGCAGCATGGGCTGGCTGGGCAGGATGGAGGCCTGGTCCCGCACAAGCGCAGCCCTTCAGGacagggcagctgcaggcaggctgcGCTCAGCCTTTCCTGGCTTGAGGccgaagtgctcaaggccagctGAAAAACGAGTGTCCTGGGAGCACGCCCCAGTGGGAGGTGTTTGCGCTTCTGCATCGAGTTTTGTCGGGTTTTTGTGTTTGGCTTGGGGTGAGTGTTAGGAAACGGGCAGCCTCCCGGGGCAGCTGCGTGCAGGGGAGTGCCGCTCTTGCTGCAGAGCCCTAACTGACCTTAACCTCCCGGGGATGCTGTGTGGGTGTGCTGCCTTCCCCAGGGACTGCAGCTCCGCGATGAGCTGCCCTGTGCcctgcaggggaaggggaagctgCCTCCCCTCTGCCGGGACAGCCCTGCcatgctgcagggcagctctctgcctccctgtgctgcctggcCCCAATGTGGGAGCTGATTCTCCCTGCAGAGGGCAGAACTTGCTCGAGGGAGCCTGAGAGAGGCCTCCGAGCCCTTCTCGCAGCTCACAGCTGCTGCCGGCCTGCTGCTCCTCATCTGGACAGCGCTGTGCCCTGGCTGGGaagggctgctggctgtggcagTTACATTGCTGGTGAAAACACCACTCCTTTTGCAGGCAAGGCTCTGGGCTGTggggaggcagctcctgctgcctgggtGCGCACCGGGGCTTGGGCCAGAGGGAGGAGGTGGTTTTGCCTTGGGGCTGCCAATTTCTGAGCTGGCACCTGAGCTGTCCTGGCCTTTCCTTGGTGTTTACACAAGCCCTTGTGCACTTGCTGCATGGCTTTCCGTCCTCCCCGGTGCTCAGGGGACTACAGGCTTCTGGTCAGTTAGTTTTTTAAGGAAGTTTTGAAAGATTTACAACCCTCAGGGCTGTTACCATTGTCGCTGTTATACCTCCTGACGTTTTGGACGCATCCCAGTATGGGGTCAGGAGAGCCCGTGCTGGGGCTGACCCGTGGGTCACTGCACCCCACTGACACCCTGCCCTCGCCAGTCGGCAGGTGATCGGCTGTCCCAGAAGCTGGAGTGTTTACAGAAGCAGCTGGAGCTACTGAAGGGCAAGCTTGGAACGTGGAGCTGCCTGCTCCggggctggagagctgcagcacagctggctcCCTCTGTGCTTGTGCCAGGAGCCCAGGGCCTGCTTCTctatggggagggggctggctTCTTGTCCGGGGGGTAGAGCAGGACCCCAGTCGCTGCCCCAAAGGGTCTGAGGGCAGGTCAGGACAAAGCTCGTGGCCTTTCCCGTGGGGCAGGTGCtgagtgctgggagcagcagggctgtgaagCTGCTCTTGTTCCCCAGGAATCCGTCCAGAAGATGCAGCAGTGGACGAGAACGGTGTCTTGGGGAGAGGCTGACAGCGTGGGGACAGACACAGCAGCGACTTGCCCAGGCACCTCAGCTGCTGGGCCAGTGATACTTGTGGGGCACTTGAACAAATGggtattttatttccttgtatttgaaataaacttttttttttcttttctcagtgcTGCTTCTTGTCCGCTGGCAGGGGGTCAGCGCCCTGTGCTGCCCGTTCTTTCTGCCCAGCCCCTTGGAGAAGGGCAGCTCCGTGCCAGGCTGCGGCTGCTTCTGCCAGAGCAGCCCCGTGGGTCTGCTGCACgcagggaggaggtgggtggTGCTGCTCTGGCCCTGGGGAATCCTTTCTGGAGAACCTGAAGCTTCTATGCAGGATGTTTGGACGTGCTGGTGACAGCCGTGGTGGTGGCAGGCGGCTGCATGGGGAGGTTTCTGCCTTAACCTTCGTGCTGGGAGCGGGAAGAGCCAGCGCTTGCTGCTGGCACGTTTGGCTCCTACAGCTCTTTGCTGCTTCTTACCAGTTTAACCAGTGGCTTGCTTGCAGGGCATGGAAGCAACATGTGGGGGCTCCGTTCTTCCCCGTTCCTGCCTGCCAGTGCTGGAAGCGCTGCTTGCAAGCCCTGCCATGCTGCTTTCTGTCTGTGGTAGGTTGATGTGGGTGCCTCGTCCAACTGCCTCGCGTCAGGGTGAGGCCCTGGTTAAGTCCTGCTTTATGCTGGCAGTGCCCCAGGGCTGGGCCGGGCAGGCTGGTGTGCTCCTGCTCCCCTCTTATCTCAGGctggcctttttggccacccttgggtgccacaGGCAGCCTGTGCCCCTTCTGGGGTGGCTGCGAGTTCCTGGGGCAGCTGTTTGGGGATGCTCTGTCACGGAGCTCTGCTCGTGGCAGGGGATGAGGCTCCATGGGCTGGTtcagctctgcttctgcaggGCTTTTGGCCCCTTTCTGGCCTGGAGCTACCTCCTCCCCGTGCTTCCTTGTAGCGCTGGCTACGtgcaccctgctgctgcctgccttcctgctgctcctgttGGGACGTGCGCTTGGCTGCTCTGCgcctctgcctgcccccagcccttgGCACCCGTGCTGCCGGGTGAGGGCCCCACGTTAGCTGGGGGGGGCGAGGACAGGGCACTGTGACGATGAACACGGAGCTGCGTGGGAGgtctgggagctgggggtggctTTGTCCTGCTCTGTGCCCGCTGCTACTCCCTGTCCCGCAGCATCCTccggggggctgctggaagATGGTTTCTGGGAACGGGCGAGTCGCGGTGTCACCACCCACCACGCCACTGCTCCGGGCACTTCAGCCTCTGCTCGGCAGGGCTGGGTATTTCCCCCAGTGCGTCCCTGCCTTGCTGCACCCCGGGGCGCCCCGGACCTGCCCTGCAGTGGCGCCACTGCCCACGCACCGCGGGGCCTTGGCCTGGCCCAGCCGGGTCCCTGCCGGCAACCTGAGCAGTAGCAGAAGCGTCTGGGGCGCTAACAGTGAGGCCGTGGGGGATTTCAGCATCTTGATCTTGAGCTCGCTTCCTTGCTGGCGGGGAGctgcggcggggaggggagaggaaggggcgTTGCTGGGACACGGTTCATTCATCTGCGAGGGAAGGGAGTGAGCGTGGTGCTTGCATCATGGCCTGGCAGCCGCACGCACAGGATGCCGCCGCCGTTCCGTTTCCATTGCCTTGAGCTCATCATTTTTCTGAGCGCGCCTTTTTTGTCTTCCGGCCCTTGTGCGTGCGAGCGCCGGGGTGAGGCGGGCGGGCAGGCACCCCTGCAGGGCCCTGCCCAGCACTCCTGCCcgctctgctgccagcagctcccacctgGGAGCCTCCCATGCTGGAGCCAGACTCGCCTGCGCTGCCGGCACCCAGGCAGGGAGAGGCTGGCTCGCATCCCAGCACCGCTCCTGAGCGAGGCGGCAGCGCTGGATTGCATCAGGAGCTGGGTTTTGGGAGCCGGTGTGTGCCTCGCTCCTGACACCCGGCCCTTCCATGAGGGGAAAGTGCGTTAGTGCCCGGCATTTCTTCCCAGAGGGGATCCCCGTGGCGCAGAGCCGCCTGTTGCTGTCGGAGTTTCTCCACTGATCAGACAGATGGGAGAGGAGCAGCGTGCTGCCAAGTGGGACCTGCTGCTGCGCAGCACGTGGCGGCAGCTCCCCACGACGTGCCCTCGGCCAAGCTCTGCCTGTGCTCCCGTGCCCCACGGCAGGGTTCACCTCCCTGTGCCACCCCTGCCCGCTGTGCCCGTGTCCGGCTGCGTGCCAGCCCTTGCCAAGCCCCGCAGCGGGCAGGTTGTGCCCTGTTGCGCCCTGCTGCCACGTTTGGGCTCCGGGACACCTCAGCCTCTGGCAGCTCAGCCTTTCCCAGGGCAGGCACGGCCCCCGCTGCTCCGGGCGTTTGATCTCCCTTTGGTTTTGGCTACTGAGGCTGGAGAgctcctggggaggggggcgtTGGGAGGACGAGCCGGACCCGGCCATCGCAGCGCTGCcacttaggatttttttttttaattccctctCAATCTGGGGGTTGGGCTGGGCCATCCGGCGGGCGGAGCCGGTCCGCCTCCCCCTTGTTGCTCCTCGGCGGCAGTCCCGGGGCGAGCGGAGCGGGAACGAGCCGGGCAGAGCCGGACCACGCTGAGCCCAAGCGAGCCGAGCCCAACccagccgagccgagccgagccgccgGTGAGTTCGCGGcgggcgccgccgccgggccgggCGCAGCCTGGCGCAACCGGTGCCGCGCTTGCATCAGCCACGGGCACCACGTGCGGCCGGTACCGGCGGCCGCCCGGGGACGCGGAGCCGCTGTGGAGGCGGCTCCGGGACGGGGCTGCCCCACCGGGAGCCTCCCGGTGCCGCTGCCGTGCGCTGCTCTGCCCCGGCCGCCCTCGGCCCCGTGCGCGCTGCCGGGAGCgtggcggcggggctgggcgcgGGCCGCCTGCCCCGGGCCCGGGGCTCGGGGCTCGGGGCTCGCCCCGTTCAGCGCCGAGCTGGCGGCTGCCCCGAGCCGTCCTGCCCCGAGCTCCGGCTCCGGGCTGCtcgggggggagcggggctcccGCCGTGCCCGCGCCTTGCGGGGCTGGCTTCGGGCATGGGGAACCCGCGGGGACGTCCTGGAGACGGCTTGGACGTGGCCCCGGGGAGGGTGCCAGCGCTGGGGCACTTGTGCCATCGGAGCTGGCCCGGTCCCGAGCGGGGCTGCCTCGTTGGGTAAGGCTGGGAGCGGCACCCGGCAGTTCCGGAGGAGCTTTCATCAGCCCCGGGCTGGCCGGGGGCTCACGGGGAAGCAGCTGAGCTGGTGGCGACCAACGCAACGCTGGTAATTCCCGGCGGGGAGTGGCTCACGGGGTGCTGCTCGCGTGTGCCCGGGCTGGTCCCTGCCGTGGGACATCGCCGCCAAAGTGCGGTGCGTGGcccaggcaggaggagggaacaGCTGGCACCAAGCAGGCGCTGGTGGGCATCAGGAGCCGCTTTCCTAGCGCCTTCTCTCGCTCTGTGCCCGTTGCCCACCCTGTGGGGTGCTCCTGTGCCAGAGCGTTTGGGGATGGTGGCAGTGGGGAGCAGCACCTTTAGGGTCAAAGCCCGCTGTGAGCGCGCAAGGGCCGTCCGTGCATGAGGGTTGTGTGCTGGGGACTgcgagccctgcctgctgcctgcctggccgTGCATCCCCGCCGAGGGTGCAGTGCAGATGCTGGGAGGAATCTCCGAGTGACTCAGCCCAGCACGCCGAAGCCTCGGCTGGAGGAATGCTTTGTTTCCCTGCCATCGCCTCTGCGCACGCCCACGCGCCAGGCCGGGAGGATGCACCAGCAGTCAAGTTTGGGCTGAGGGATCTCTGGGCTGCCAAATCGGTGGGGAGTTGCTCAGAGACAGTGGGCAAGCTCTGGGACGTGCCCGGAGCCCCGGGGCATGGACCACACAGTGTTTGTCTAAGCAGTCTATTTCCCAGCACGGACTCGCTGGGTTTGTCTCCGGCTTGCTCTCCTGCCCCTGGGGACTGGCGTGGGAGCTGTGCAGGCGGGGTGTGCGCAGCCCCACACCACGACAGGAGAACCAAATGGTCTCTGCCTCGCCAGCGTGGCGGGCCTCGGCTCCACGCAGGACTCTGAGCTTCACGCTCCTACGGTGGCTTCTCTTGCAGGGTTTTCGAGCAGCTGAGCACCACCTGCGGAGGACAAgatgtttgggggaaaaatgagCAGCGTTGGGAAGAAGCTGATCCGCCGGCGTGTGGTGGATCTGAGCTCCGAGGAGACGCGTTTTGCTCGTTGCCTCTCCACGCTGGACCTTATAGCCCTGGGGGTGGGCAGCACGCTGGGGGCTGGCGTGTACGTGCTGGCCGGGGAAGTGGCCAAGGATAGGGCTGGTCCCTCCATCGTCCTCTGCTTCCTGGTGGCTGCACTCTCCTCAGTACTGGCTGGGCTCTGCTACGCAGAGTTTGGGGCCCGCGTCCCCAAGACTGGCTCTGCCTACCTCTACAGCTACGTGACAGTCGGCGAGATCTGGGCTTTCACGACCGGCTGGAACCTCATCCTGTCCTACGTGATAGGTACGTGGCGCTGCCGGACGGGCGTGGGAAGCGTGCCGGCACTGTGCTGATGCAGCCCCAGCGAGCAGTGCTTTGAGGAGCGCTGGAGCAGGGTGCGGGATGGGTGCTTTGgggctcagcaggagctggtgtCGGGGTGGGAGACCGGTGCTGCCACATGCCAGGACCAACATGCAGCTTTGCCGTCGGCCAGGTACAGCCAGCGTGGCCCGAGCCTGGAGCGCAGCGTTTGACAACATCATCGGCAACCACATCTCCACCTTCTTCATGAACAAGACCACGGTACATGTGCCAGGGGTGCTGGCCGAGCGCCCGGACTTCTTTGCACTGATCCTGATCGCGCTGCTGACTGGTGAGTGTGCAGGAttgccccgcagccccgggggtgACACGGTGCAGATGTGTCCCCCGCTCACACCCTCTGTCCCACAGCGCTGCTGGCCTTCGGCGTCAGCGAGTCTGCTCTGGTGAACAAAATCTTCACGGCGGTGaacctgctggtgctgggcttcGTCATCATCGCCGGCTTCATCAAGGGAAACATCAAGAACTGGCAGCTCACGGAGGAGGACTACCACAACCTCGTGAGCCCAGACGTGTCAAATGAGACCAGGTGAGGAGGGCAGAGGGTCCAGCCAGCCGGTGCGCAGCGCAGGGCTGGCACCGCACCGTCCCCTGGAGCACTGTGTGTGCGGGAGGGGGCCGCGCACCCCGCCGCAGCCTCACCTGCTCCGCTTCTTTCTTCCAGAATAAAAGAGTTTGGATCCGGAGGGTTTGTCCCCTTTAAGCTGGAAGGGATCCTGACTGGTGCCGCCACGTGTTTCTATGCCTTCGTGGGGTTTGACTGCATCGCCACCACAGGTAGGGCCCTAGTGAGGCTCCCTCcgtgagctgctgccagtggCTCGTGGGGAGGGAGCACAGCGCTCGCTCCTGGCTGTGGGAAATGGCTCATCCTGCTGCTGTGGCAACTCCATCCCCAGTTGCACCAGCACAAAAGGCCTGGAATCGGGGCTCCCTGTGAGGCATGGTgagagcagggctgctccccacctgcctgggcagctgcggggctgcagggagccttTCAGCTGCAGAGACGAGGCTGCAGCCATGCTGGGAATTGCTGGTGCTCGTGCTCATTTCACAGCCTCAAGCAATGTTCTTTTAAATGACTAAGTTCACGTAGAATCATCTTGGCGTGCAGGGAGCCCTCTTAATTTCCCCTCATTCCTCCAGGAATCTACTTAGCAGGTTGCTGGTACAGACTGTTCTGCCCAGCCTCCTGGCCCACggggctgccaggagcagccgCCTCCTGCGCCGACCGTGGAGCCCCTCGCCGGGGAGTGTGGTGCCGCAAGGAGCACATCTGTGCAAAGCTCAGGGCTGAGGGCATCGCGGCTGCCTTACTAACCCCGTACTTATGCGGAGGATCTGGGtacagcagggagctggagctgcaggcgGGGGCAGAGGGCTGGGCATGGCTGCGTGGAGTGGGGACGGATGGGGACAGACGCTGCCTCTTCCCTCCGTGCAGGGGAGGAAGCCAGGAACCCGCAGCGCTCCATCCCCATCGGCATCATCGTGTCCCTGCTCATCTGCTTCGTGGCCTATTTCGGGGTGTCTGCAGCACTCACCCTCATGGTGCCCTACTTCCTTCTGGACAAGGGGAGCCCGCTGCCCGAGGCTTTCAAGGCAGTGGGCTGGGAGCCCGCCCGCTACGCCGTCGCCGTCGGCTCGCTCTGCGCGCTCTCCACCAGGTAGGACCAGCCCCATCCGTGGTGCTGCCTGCCCtactgcagggctgggggcacgtgTCCCAGCTGAGCCCCGTGCagctcctgtcctgctcccagcacaagcCGGTCCTTTCCTGCCCTGGATGGTGGGTGCAGATGGCTCAGCTTGTCTGGCCACCACCCGGCAAGCCCTGAGCTGTCTCTCCCCACGGCAGTTTGCTGGGCTCCATGTTTCCCATGCCCCGTGTGATCTACGCCATGGCAGAAGACGGGCTGCTCTTCAAGTTCCTCTCCAGCATCAACAGCCGCACAAAGACTCCTCTTTCGGCCACTATCACCTCCGGGCTCCTTGCGGGTAAGGCTTCTGGTGGCTACCTTGTGCTcagtccccctgcagcccagggctgtgctCATGCTGCCCATCCTCGTTGCAGCGGTGATGGCCTTCCTGCTCGAGCTGAAAGACCTGGTGGACCTCATGTCGATCGGCACGCTGCTGGCCTACTCCCTGGTCGCCGTGTGCGTGCTCATCCTCCGGTGGGTGCCTCCTCTCCTGCTGGGTCTCGCCTTGGGGTGGATGCTTCTTGCTGGCCTCGCAGCCAGCCCGGGGTTTGTGGCCACAGCTGAAGCCTGTGAGCTGGAGGCTGCGTGGTGCCTCCAGGCACATCCGTGGGGTGGTCATTAcagggctgctggcagtgcAGGAGGGGTACAGTGGGTGCTGTTGTGTCCCTGGGCTGGGAATAtccccaggctctgctgcagcttgTGCAGCACTGAGCAGGTCCCGTCTGCACAGGTACCAATCcgggcagctgaactccccgAAGGCCGTGGAGATGCTGGAGCTGAACGGGAATGAGGAGGAGAGGGTTGTCATGAACCCAAGCATCACTGCCATGGGCACCAAGGAAATAGAGAAGCCGTCCCTGATGACACTCTTCAACCCGCCCTCAGACACCCCCACAGCGCTCTCGGGGCGCATCGTCTACACCTGCGTCTGCGTCATCGGTGAGTGAGTGGGAGGCAGCGGCTGATGCTCCTGGCCTGCCCTGTCCTGCCACGAGGCCGGGCTTGCTGGCTCcttgctggggagcagcactgcCCCAGGGCGTGTTGGTGTGTCGGTGTGTCCCTGCAGACCTGGGAAGGGACCTGAGAATGCTCAGGCTCAGCGGGTGATCCGTGCATCAATGGTTTCATTGTGCAGGCAGAACCAGGCAGCTTAGCAAGCTCTGTGTAGGTGTTGGAGCTGGGTTTGAGCCCAGCTGAGCACAGGCTTCCCTTGGCTTGCCAGGCTGGAGAGTTCCTCCTGGTAAAGTGCTGAGGCTTTGGGGAGGATGTTGGGTGATCTGTCCGTGACCAAGAAGAggctcagccctgcagcccgGGGAGTTGCCAGGGAGGTGTGGATCTGTACAGCCACGCGCTGTGCAGCACGCTGACTGCCTCCTCTCTTGCAGCCACCCTAATCACAATCATCTGCGTGGTCCTGACCCTCAAGGTGAATGCGCTGAAGGAGGCCAACGTGGGCTGGATCTCAGCCGTGGTGCTGCTCGTGGTGGTTCTGCTCGTTCCCACCATCATCATCTGGAGGCAGCCGCAGAGCAACGCACGGTTGAACTTCAAAGTGAGTGCAGCCTCTGGGAGCTTGTTGTCTCCATCCCTCTGGACCCGAGGCTGGTGCAGGATCTGCCAGGGCTTGCTGCTGGGCTTCcaccatccagaaatgcccagGGCCTGGAGCCACAGCTCTGTGAGGCGCAGCCCCTGGAGTGGAAGCACCCAGGTGGCAGAGCACCTTCAGCCCCAGCTGGGTCCCTCAGGCACAGCTGATGTGGCACCTCTTGTCCCTTGCAGGTACCTCTCCTCCCGCTCCTGCCGCTCGTCAGCATCTTCGTTAACATCCTGCTGATGGTGCAGCTGAGTGCCGGCACCTGGGCGCGCTTTGCCATCTGGATGGCCGTGGGTAGGTGTCCTGGAGGGGAGTGCAGTGCTCACATGGCGCGGGGTCtgccctctgctccagcagggtgGCCTCGTGTCCACTGGATTTGGAGAGGAGCCTGTGtgtgctgggcagcctgccGGGTGGGCTGGGCGGTGTGATCCTGGTGTTCTGGCTTCTGCCCATCAGCGGGGCCTCCCCGGAGAGGTCGTTATGCTGGCAGCCCGCTACCGTGCATCTCACTGTAGGATCTCTTGCAGGTTTTATGATTTACTTTGGCTACGGCATTCGGAACAGCGTGGAAGGGAAGAATGCGGAGCCCCGTGCCGTGGCCGAGAAGCCTCTGCACCACCCCGAGCCAGACCTCAACCCCAGGGCCACCGCGGTCTGACGGAGGCGGCGGCTGCGATTGACACCGGTACTCAGAGGACTCTGCCAGTATTCCTGCGCTGGGACGGGGCTGCAACCCGCACAGGCATCCCCCAGCCCATGGGGAGCGAGCCCAGACCCCGTGGAGCCGGGCCGTGCGCTGCCCTTTCCCCTCGCGGAGCAGAGGTTGGGGAGCCGAGGCCCCGGGCCGGGTGGGCGAGCCGGTGGCCCGGAGCTGCTCCCTGCAATCCCCCCCCCGCCGAGGGGCAGCGACACCGGCACGGCCCTGTCACCGTGGAAGCTGCTGTCAGAAgtgctgctttgccttcccaCGAGAGGCCCGTGTGATGGTACAGCTTTATtcgtgctgcctgtccctgtgGCCGTGGTCACCTCCTCTGTGTGCTTCCCGCGTGCCGGCTGTGTAG includes the following:
- the SLC7A3 gene encoding cationic amino acid transporter 3, which encodes MFGGKMSSVGKKLIRRRVVDLSSEETRFARCLSTLDLIALGVGSTLGAGVYVLAGEVAKDRAGPSIVLCFLVAALSSVLAGLCYAEFGARVPKTGSAYLYSYVTVGEIWAFTTGWNLILSYVIGTASVARAWSAAFDNIIGNHISTFFMNKTTVHVPGVLAERPDFFALILIALLTALLAFGVSESALVNKIFTAVNLLVLGFVIIAGFIKGNIKNWQLTEEDYHNLVSPDVSNETRIKEFGSGGFVPFKLEGILTGAATCFYAFVGFDCIATTGEEARNPQRSIPIGIIVSLLICFVAYFGVSAALTLMVPYFLLDKGSPLPEAFKAVGWEPARYAVAVGSLCALSTSLLGSMFPMPRVIYAMAEDGLLFKFLSSINSRTKTPLSATITSGLLAAVMAFLLELKDLVDLMSIGTLLAYSLVAVCVLILRYQSGQLNSPKAVEMLELNGNEEERVVMNPSITAMGTKEIEKPSLMTLFNPPSDTPTALSGRIVYTCVCVIATLITIICVVLTLKVNALKEANVGWISAVVLLVVVLLVPTIIIWRQPQSNARLNFKVPLLPLLPLVSIFVNILLMVQLSAGTWARFAIWMAVGFMIYFGYGIRNSVEGKNAEPRAVAEKPLHHPEPDLNPRATAV